The Eubacterium ventriosum genome includes the window TATTGCTCATCCCCGACACGAAAACAACGAGTGCTAGCATAACTGCAAAACATTTCTTTATGCTCCTGCTCATATCTTATTCCCCTTTCTTTTTATATCGTTAACCAAAAGCACCATTTATCATTTTATCTGTGTTATAGTTTCTGTATTATACTATTTTATAATTCCGTCCAATGGTATAATTGCATGTTTGTATTATACTACGTTTTCTCTTGAAGTTCAATTATCTATTGCTTTATCCATCTTTTTCTAGACACATAAAATATCCTGCCCATACAACACCTTCTTCGCAAAGTTTACTAATGTGCTTTTCAATAAATTCGATGACTGGATATACGTTATATTTTGGATTGTGAAGAAATCCTAAAGGGATGATTTTTAAAAGGTTTCAATTGTGTCAGATTAACATTCTTAATTTCTTCCATTTTCAAATGCTCCTTTCAAAAAAATAAGGATTGCTCATTTTCATTGCTGAAAACGAGTAATCCTTTGTCTTAATTACTACGAAGTAAATATTTGTTTTTTCTTTAATTGTGAACGTTACTACCGTGTGTTCCCAATCACCACATCTAATACTACAGAAACGTCAACTCCATTGGAAAGTGTCTTTTTTCTCCTATTTGAGCCATTTTTATCAAACCTAAAAAAGCTCTCAAAGTGCCTAAAATCAAGGATTCTTACATATCGACCCGATGTAGTGCAACCACGCACTCTACATGTGTGGTCCCCAAGTAAAGAACACATATTAGTAGGGGCGTCACAGGATAAAGAACAAACATTTTTTACTTCTAGTTCTTCCAGATTACTCATATCCAGTCCTCCTAGTTAAATGTTTATTTTATTTACATGTTACCTCAACATCGCTCATTCCTTTCAGAACAAATGTTAGTTTATATGGTTCTATTGTACCATCATCGAGCACCGTGCCTACTATAACTTTTTTTACAATGCTCTCAAAAACAACTCTGTCAAATTCATCAAATACTTTTGCATCTTTTATATTATTACGAATTTCACACATTCGGTTTTTAATAGTTTTTTGATTCAAATTATTATCTGTTAGCATTCTCTTTTCATTTTTTAACTTTGAAATATTGTATGACAACTCTTCATATTTTTTATTGTAGGCTTCTTCATTAATTTTATCATCCAACATCATATCGGTCAATTTATTACGTTTATCCTCTTGCTTTGCCAACGATTTATCTATGCGTTTTAACTTATTTACACAGTCATCACTGTTTAAAGATTCTTCAATAGTTGCCAACAAATTGTCTAATACATCATCAAAATTATCTGCCATTAAACTCATCATCTCTAAAAAAGAATTTTCTATTATTGACTCATCAATTGCCCTACTATGCTCACACGCTGCTATTCCATTTCTTATTTGATTTGAACATTTCCATACTGGTTTTAATGTACTTCTTGATTGATGATGTATTCTTCTTGTATAAATTTCTCCACAAAAACCACATTCGCACATACTACTGAGAGCATACATTTTATTATTTCTTATACGTATTACAGGGTCATTATTTACCGCACTTCTGTATCTACCTTTTCTTATTTCCTGTGCTCTATCCCAAACCTCTCTTGATACTATAGGCTCATGATGATTCTCAATATAAAATTTGTCTTCTTCACCTCTGTTTTCCAGACGTCTTTTTGAGATTGGATCAACAGTATATGTCTTTCCTAATAACAAATCTCCTTTATACTTTTCATTTTTTATTATTCCTATTACACCACTATCAGTCCATTTACAAACTCCTTTTTTATTCAATCTACATTGTCTTTTTAGTTCTTTGGCAATTGATATTCCTCCCATACCTGACAAATATAAATCAAATATAAGCCGCACTGTTTCAGCTTCCTCTTCATTAACTGTAATAGACTTGTCTTCTTTATGATAATCATATCCAAGGCAACCATTAAATCCCATTAATTCTCCACGCCTCATCTTCATCTTGACTCCCATTTTTACATTAGCCGATAAGGATTCCACCTCATTCTGAGCAAGCGTTGATAATAAAGCTAATTGCATCTCGCTTTCCATCGTTGAAGTATTTATATTTTCTTTTTCAAAAATAACTGTGACGCCTTTACTTTTAAGCATTCTAACATATTGTATGGTATCAACTAAATTTCTTGAAAATCTTGATATTGATTTTGTAAGTATAATATCTATTTTTCCATTCATACAATCGTTAATCATTCTCAAAAAATCATCTCGCTTTTTTGTTTTAGTTCCTGTAATTCCCTCATCAGCATAAATGCCAACTAAAATCCATTCTTTACTTTGAGATATTTTTTCTTGATAATATTGCTTTTGTGACGTAAAACTATTTAGCTGTTCTTCATCATCTGTGCTTACCCTAACATAAGCCGCCACTCTTTTCCTATTAAATTCAAGTGCGTTTCCTTCAAATTTTCTATCTCTAATAACAGGTTCATCACTCGCTTTAATAACCTTGACATCCATTTTTGTGACCTCCTTTTTGTAATTTTCTTAAGTATATATATAAACTTAAATATGAACAAACCTACAGAAAAGCCAACATAAAATGTCGGCTCTTCTTTAAAAACTTACTATGTCATACTCATTCATCAGTTTTCTCTTAATTCTTGAATATTCATCCATTGAAATGTATTCTTTTCTCATTATCCATCCTAAAACAGCCAGTTTTTTTGTTAACTCTAGTTCTTTTGATTTTTCATTATGTTGAATCTCCATTACATATCAACTCCAAGCTGTTTTATTATCGCGTCATTCACTTTTTTCATGACTTCTGATGTTTCTGGAATATGCCCAACTTTACTTATTATTTTCTTTTTTGCCACAACTGTAATTTGTTCTACTAACAATAATGATTCTTCTTCAAAGTATCCTTTCACATCCTTTGGTGTAACCAATATGTGTGTTATAATTTTTTTCTTTGGTACTCTGCTTGTGCAAGGACAAACTGATAATGTATTTGAATATTTATTATTTTTATTATTGCTTACTACTACACACGGACGAACACCTGACTGTATCGAAGTTTTCGGATGTTGACCTAAATCCACATATATAACATCTCCTCTAATAATTTGCTTCATGCCTTTTCTCCTATCTTGAGCTGTAAATTTAATTTTCCTTCGTCAACTGTTATTATCTGCCCTCCTGCCTGAATAACTTTTCCTATTTTCTGATAGGCATCTTCTATATTTTGTGAAATTGCTGCCATATTGCATACTAAAATTCCGTCTGCTTTTTCGTTTTGTATTTCTCTTACCATTTTATTAAAGTGCGTATTTACAACACTGCATCCCATAATGTTTTTGTGCATAATTTTAATAATTCTCAAGTTATGTGCTTTAGCATATTCACTAATGTAATTAAGCTGTTTTTCTTCTTTCCAATCCACATTTTTATCTGTTGCATTCGCCACAGATAAGTATGCAATCACATTTATACTTTTCTTTCTTTTACTCATTGTTTCCTCCTATTAATTTGGTATTTCCTTTATCATTTGTACAAACTGCTGACTGAAATAAGTCCTCATTTCCGGTGAGAGTTTTCTTAATTCTTCATCAACAGATATGTTTCCCTGTTTATTTTGTATAGCAAGAATTGTATTTGCATCCGTATCTAATTCCGTTACCAATGCATATAACAAATCTATGCTAATTCTTCTGGTTCCCTCTTCCACTTGCGTAATGTGAGAAACACTTTTTCCAACAGCTTCGCTAAGCTCATCTATTGTCATATTCTTATCTCTTCTTAACTGTCGGATAATAGAGCCGACGTTCCAACCTTCATATTTCACTTTACCTTCTCCTCTATGTACTAATCCGCTTCCTGCTCTGTCGGACAGGCAACTACTCGCCTGCCCGATGAGTCATAAACAATAACCTCTGAGGGATAGATTACTTTCTGATATTCCTTAACATTCATAATCGTAATTGACTGCTGCAAAACATCCCTCATCAAAAAGATAAACTCCTACTTCGTTTTCTTTCATTACTGAAAGAAATGCTTCTTTTTCAATAGGATCATCACTTATGTCATTTAATGTTCTTAACACAATAAGGTTAATATTCTTATTTGCCATTTCATCTAAAAACTGATTAATAGTTTTTCTTTGAACTCCTGTTTCACCACTTGCATCTAAAAACCAGTAATTCACATTTAGGAGTCTTTTCTTACATTCATATCCGATGCGTTTTGTAACATCAATTACTGTATTAAAATCCTTCTGTGATTTGATAAATATCACTCCATTTGCAACTTCTTTTCCATCAAAAATTTTCCACATAAATCTATATACCTACTTTCATATTATTTGACTAATCAATGTGCACGTTTCTTAATCACAATTAAACTTTACAACTTTTAAATTCTTATTTTTATGAGGTTTCATACGTAGTAACTACGTATCATATGCGTAGTTTATATATTTTCCAGAATTCCTTTTAATATTTTCATTGCTAATTCTTTCTTTTCTTCTGGAACGTCAGTTAATAATTCACTACTCTTCCTTCCTATTATTAGATAATCTAATGTTGTATCCAAAATAGATGCCATTTCTACAAAGGTCTCTATGGTTGTGCTATGATTTCCCAATTCTATTCCACTGTAGGTTCTATGGGATATATTTAGCTCTTCGGCAAAGCTCTCCTGTGTATAACCTTTTGCCTTTCTTAATTCTTTGATTCTTTTTCCGCTTTCTTTTACGTTATAGTTCATTATTTCTTTCTCCTTTCCTGGCAGATACCAGTTCAGGTAGAAAAAAACTAATTACTAATCATTTATCTGAAGTTCAGTTACGTACAAAAAAAGACGCAAAGAGAAAGTCAGTTAATAAACTGATATCTTTCCCCTGCGTCTCTGGTGCTCCTACGGTCACATATATATGTTTAACCGCATGCCCTTATCAGGTGGGCCTTATTATTCAATTTTATATATATATTTGTCCATGTAAAGAACATTTTTTTAAATATTTTTCAGTACATTTTTTAAATCTTAGAACTCTTCCACAACGATTACATTTAATTGCAATAGATAATTCGCCAGATGAATAATCAAATAATCTCTTTTTGCATTTCACACAACGTATCTGAATCATATTCTTCAATCACTAACACCTCCATTTTAGAGGTTATAATCATACAACAACTTATCATACCACAACCTCTCATTAGAATGTCAGTCAAAAGGGAACGTCAAACTGAACATTTATACTGTTTAGCTGATTACTAGTAGCGATACAATACATTATACAAACATTTGTTCGATTAGTCAATGTGATCTTTACTATTAATATAATCAAATTAAATCCGTTAAGCGTTACGTTAAATAAAAATCGTTAAACAAATCAAATTAAATGCGTTTTTAAGCAAACTTATTCCAAAACATAAAGTTTTGTAATATCAGCAACTAGATTATCGTCTAAATCCGTTTTATCCACACATATATACTCTATCCAACTTATATCATTCTCAAGACTGATATAATATGTTCTTTCCATTTCCTTCACTTCCCATTTTTCTGGACCAATGAGAGTTTTCCATTGCTCTCGTTTGAGATATTTTCTTACTTTAGTTACTTAATTCATAAGCACCTCCGACTAACATAACTATACACAACTATAATTAGCATTACTATGTAGTTGGTCGAGGTTATTATCTCATGGATGTTAAAGTGATGTAAGACACTCTTTTATTGAGCGCTTACATTTTATGGTCGATTTTTGTAAAAATAAGACCCCACAACAATATTTTAATATTGCTATAAGGTCTTATCGTTCACTAATATTAAACTATACATTGCAAAATCATTCTCAATTATCAACACATACTATTTTCCAGAATAAGTACTGATTTAAAAACATTATCGCTCCATGTGCTACTGAGCCATCCATTATATTTTTCTGCTATTTGCTGAACGCTTTTAATCCCCAAACCATGAAATTCTTTATTCTGTTTTGTTGTTTTCAATACACTGTCTTCCTCCACTATCATTGAAGTATATGAGTTTTCTATTTTTATTACGCTGAAGCTGCCATCATTTTGCATAAACATCTGTATTCGTATCTTTTTCATATCACTTTTAGCAGCAGCTTCATACGAATTTGACAAAAGATTACTAAGCATTGCAACTAAATCAATTTCATCAACATACTCTATATTAAAACCTCGTTCAACAAAAATGTCACATTCTATATTTTCCTTTGATGATTTTTCCTTATAGTCACTCAATATGGTATTAAGAATTGTATTGCCGCTATATTCTATCATTTCAGCTTTTTCATATTTATCAAACAACTTACTTAACA containing:
- a CDS encoding helix-turn-helix domain-containing protein, whose product is MKYEGWNVGSIIRQLRRDKNMTIDELSEAVGKSVSHITQVEEGTRRISIDLLYALVTELDTDANTILAIQNKQGNISVDEELRKLSPEMRTYFSQQFVQMIKEIPN
- a CDS encoding type II toxin-antitoxin system PemK/MazF family toxin → MKQIIRGDVIYVDLGQHPKTSIQSGVRPCVVVSNNKNNKYSNTLSVCPCTSRVPKKKIITHILVTPKDVKGYFEEESLLLVEQITVVAKKKIISKVGHIPETSEVMKKVNDAIIKQLGVDM
- a CDS encoding helix-turn-helix domain-containing protein, coding for MNYNVKESGKRIKELRKAKGYTQESFAEELNISHRTYSGIELGNHSTTIETFVEMASILDTTLDYLIIGRKSSELLTDVPEEKKELAMKILKGILENI
- a CDS encoding recombinase family protein — protein: MSKRKKSINVIAYLSVANATDKNVDWKEEKQLNYISEYAKAHNLRIIKIMHKNIMGCSVVNTHFNKMVREIQNEKADGILVCNMAAISQNIEDAYQKIGKVIQAGGQIITVDEGKLNLQLKIGEKA
- a CDS encoding recombinase family protein, with amino-acid sequence MDVKVIKASDEPVIRDRKFEGNALEFNRKRVAAYVRVSTDDEEQLNSFTSQKQYYQEKISQSKEWILVGIYADEGITGTKTKKRDDFLRMINDCMNGKIDIILTKSISRFSRNLVDTIQYVRMLKSKGVTVIFEKENINTSTMESEMQLALLSTLAQNEVESLSANVKMGVKMKMRRGELMGFNGCLGYDYHKEDKSITVNEEEAETVRLIFDLYLSGMGGISIAKELKRQCRLNKKGVCKWTDSGVIGIIKNEKYKGDLLLGKTYTVDPISKRRLENRGEEDKFYIENHHEPIVSREVWDRAQEIRKGRYRSAVNNDPVIRIRNNKMYALSSMCECGFCGEIYTRRIHHQSRSTLKPVWKCSNQIRNGIAACEHSRAIDESIIENSFLEMMSLMADNFDDVLDNLLATIEESLNSDDCVNKLKRIDKSLAKQEDKRNKLTDMMLDDKINEEAYNKKYEELSYNISKLKNEKRMLTDNNLNQKTIKNRMCEIRNNIKDAKVFDEFDRVVFESIVKKVIVGTVLDDGTIEPYKLTFVLKGMSDVEVTCK